Proteins from one Cryptomeria japonica chromosome 4, Sugi_1.0, whole genome shotgun sequence genomic window:
- the LOC131070072 gene encoding acidic endochitinase-like, whose protein sequence is MERSEIRTASITVVLALLWSGASEGSISVYWGQNGNEASLVDTCASGNFAIVLLSFLITFGDGQTPVLNLAGHCDPSSGGCQSLGADIKSCQSRGVKVFLSLGGASGSYAAATVDDTRNVTTYLWNNFLGGQSDSRPLGDAVLDGIDFDIVATTDLSENLAKAVSALSTPDKKVYLSAAPECPYPDAHLGNALQTGLFDYVWIQFYNNPSCQYADGDASDLVNSWNQWTTSITTVQTEGFFLGLPASSAAAGSGFIPTDALITKVLPQVRASPNYGGVMLWSKYYDEQTGYSSAIVEAVRQPNKLYALYLKIIIID, encoded by the coding sequence ATGGAGAGAAGCGAAATTAGAACAGCCTCAATTACCGTTGTCCTTGCTCTACTATGGAGCGGAGCATCTGAGGGAAGCATAAGCGTATACTGGGGCCAAAATGGGAACGAAGCCAGTCTTGTCGATACCTGCGCAAGCGGCAACTTTGCAATTGTGCTTCTCTCCTTTCTGATAACGTTTGGCGACGGGCAGACACCGGTGCTCAACCTAGCAGGCCACTGCGATCCCTCTTCTGGAGGATGCCAATCCCTCGGCGCCGATATTAAGTCCTGCCAGTCCAGAGGCGTAAAGGTATTTCTCTCCTTGGGAGGTGCCTCTGGAAGCTATGCAGCTGCCACCGTCGACGACACGCGAAACGTGACCACCTATCTGTGGAACAACTTTCTCGGAGGACAATCGGACTCAAGGCCTCTCGGAGACGCCGTTCTGGACGGAATCGATTTCGATATCGTAGCCACGACGGACCTCTCGGAAAATCTGGCCAAGGCCGTGTCTGCTCTTAGCACGCCCGATAAGAAGGTCTATCTCAGTGCCGCTCCAGAGTGTCCTTATCCTGACGCCCATCTGGGAAACGCCCTGCAGACGGGGCTTTTCGACTACGTGTGGATTCAGTTCTATAACAACCCCTCCTGCCAGTATGCCGATGGGGACGCTTCTGATCTGGTGAATTCGTGGAACCAGTGGACAACGTCTATTACCACAGTTCAAACAGAGGGCTTCTTCCTGGGCCTTCCCGCTTCGTCTGCAGCTGCTGGAAGTGGCTTCATTCCTACAGACGCACTCATCACCAAAGTTTTGCCACAAGTCAGGGCCTCCCCCAATTATGGAGGAGTCATGCTGTGGTCCAAGTACTATGACGAGCAAACGGGTTATAGCTCGGCTATTGTCGAAGCAGTAAGACAACCGAACAAATTATATGCattgtatttaaaaataataataattgattaa